TGACCCTCTCGGCCAAAGGACGGTCGTTAAAAGATATTTTCAGGGAAATAGAGCAGAAAACCGGTTGGACCATCAATTACCAGGATAACGTGTTGGATGTGTCCAGGAAAGTGGATATCCAGGTGACCGACGTTTCGTTGACCACGGTCATGCGTCAGTTGTTGGCGGGCAGCCAGGCGGATTTTGTGATCAAGGGGGACATGATCGTCATCATCGCTAAAAAGGAGGGCGCCCCCCAAAAAACTATTTTAAAAGGCCGCGTCGTGGATTTTGAAACGGCACAGCCCCTGCCTGGCGCCACCGTGAGCATCCTGGAGACCGGGGAGACCGTCGCCTCTAACGAAGACGGTTACTACGTGTTCAATCATTTGCAGGAGGGGAAGGTAACCTTGGTCGTCAGCTATAGCGGCTATCAAAAGACGATACTCCCGAACGTAAGGCTTACGGGCGGCCGTACGGAAACAGAAGACGTCAAAATGCCCGCCGGTAAAGTACTCACCGAGGTCGTGGTGAAGGCCGGTGTCCGGCATTTGCGGGCGGTCACCCACACCACGGAAAAGGACCTGATCGGCGAGATCCGCAATGCCACCGGATCGGTTTCGGGTATATCGAGCGAGCTGATCAGTAAAACGGCCGACCGCAATGCGGCCGAGGTCGTCAAAAAGATCGCCGGGGTAACGGTCGTGGACGACCGGTTTATTATCGTCCGGGGAATGAACGAGCGCTACAACCTGACGTACCTGAACGGCAACGTGGCTCCTTCCACCGAGCTTTACGACAAGGCCTTTGCCTACGACCTCCTGCCCAGCAGCGTGATCGATAGAATTCTCGTGTACAAGTCCCCGGTAGCCGACATGGTGGCGGATTACGCGGGAGCCGCCATCAAGGTGTATACCAAAAACGCCATGCCCGTGAGACACCTCGACATCGGTGTACAGGTGGCGCACCGGCCGGGTTCCACCCTCAGCGAAGTAAACAGCTACACCGGTGGTAAATATGACTTCCTGGGATTTGACGACGGTAGCAGGAAGCTGCCATCCTGGTCCCCCAGCTATTTTCAATCCAACAAACAGGCAGCCGTCGATCAGCAAACGATGGTCAAAGGATTCTCTCCCATTCTGGATGACGGGCAGAAACAAAGCGCACCGGACATGCAGGTGTACCTCAACTATTACAATGCCTGGCGTTTGGGAGGGCAGCGCCGTCTATACGACCTGACCTCGATAACCTATGGACATGAGACCCGTTTCTACGATATACACCGCCAGACCGGCAATACTTATGCGTACGGTCTGGCACCGGTATTTGGCATCGCCGCCGCCGATGCCCTGGGCGCCAACAACCAGCTCATGCAGAGCTGGCAGACCACGGAGATCGGCAAAATCAACGCGCTGGAGAACCTCACCCTGAAATGGAACCCCCGGAACAGCCTGGAGCTGCAAAACTTTTTTATCAACGAAGGCCGGGTGATCACCACGGTAAACGATGTCCATGACAACATCTTACCCCAGATAGACTCCGGGTACGGCGCTCCCGAGCAGCACACGATCAACCTGTCGTTCCAGCAGCGGCTGTTGTATTTCGGCAACCTCACCGGCGAGCACTTCCTCCGTAAGGACAGCGCGCAGACGCTCCAATGGAATATAGGCTATACGTATAGCGGGCAAAACGTCCCGGACCAGCGCAATTCCACCTTTTATACGGGGCAATACCCCAACCAGATACAGGGGGAACCATCCGGGCTGGGGTTTATAACTGCGGGAACGAACACCGGCGTTTTGGCGGACGGCAACCAGGGAATGATCTCCCGGACGTTTATCAAGCTAAAGGAGAATGTCTACAATGCTTCCCTGGATTATACGCTGCGTCTGCACCACGATTTTTCTCTGAAAGCAGGTACCTATCAGCTGTTCAAGTTACGGGAAGTCGGCCGCCGCATTTTCCTCGTCAACCGGGGTGGTTTGCAGCCGGGAGAGACACTGGCTCCGCCGGGCAGCGAGCAAGCCTACAATGGATGGCCGGAGGGATACGGCAGTAACAATCCGAACCTCATTTTTTTCCGGCAGCAGTACCTGAATACCATCTGGAACCCCGCCAATTTCCCAAATGATGGCAGCGGGCTGGGCATCTATGACGTCACCAACGTGACGGACAGCTATGTAGCCAGCGAACAAAACAACGCCGGTTACCTGATGGGGGACTGGAACCCGCTGGGGAAGCCCATTACCCTGAACGCAGGCATTCGCGTGGAGTACGATCGCCAGCGGCTGGCCGGCGGTTCCGACAACGGTATGGGCGCCAACATCGTCCCTATATTGACCGACCATAAAAAAACAGAGGTGCTCCCCTCCGTCAACCTCACCTGGCGACCCGACACCCGGTGGGTGCTGCGGGCAGGGTATGGGCGCACGGTGAACCGGCCGGAATTCCGGGAGCTGACACCTTACATCGACCACGACTATCAAAACAACGAGGACATTACCGGAAACCCGGGCCTGGTCAGCGCGACCATCGACAACTACGATGCACGGGTGGAGTTCTACCCCCGCAGCGCCGCCCAAAACGAAGTGTTGAATGCGGGTGTCTTTTATAAAAATCTCCAGGACCCCATAGAACGGTTACGCATTTCCCGCAACGGCCTGACCGATCCCGGTAGCGTTACCCAGATCACCTATGACAATGCCGCCAGCGCCCGAATCTATGGGGTGGAGGCGGAGGTCAAAAAGAACCTTTTCAAAAACGTTTCTCTCCTCGTCAATGGGGCGCTTATCAAAAGCACCACCGTTCAGCGCGTCCTGGACATAAACGGGTATGTACGCGATACCGCTGTCAGCGTCCAGGGACGGCCCCTCCAGGGACAATCTCCCTATGTGTTCAATGCGGGCCTGTTCTATGAGAACCCGGGATGGGGAACCAAGATCGGCCTTACCTATAACGTCAGCGGTCCCCGCATTTATGCCAAGTCGGTGGCCAACCCCCATTCCAATCAACAAGTCGCTGGAGCCGACTCCAGTAATTTTCTGAGCATTCGCCCCGACCTCCTGGAACTGGCCCGCCACCTGGTCGATCTGTCCGTGAGCCAACGCATCGTCAAATCCCTGGTCCTGAAGTTGAGCATACAGAATATCCTGGCGCAACCCTTCCGGATCGCGGAAGACTACAACTACAATGAAAAGTATGTGAAAGAGCAGCCCGTAGGCATCAAGGGCGGTGTCACCAACGGCAACCTCGATCCGAACAAGATTTATTATTACTACAAGGGCGACGACCTCTTCAGCAAGTATAATCCAGGCCGCTATTACCTTCTTCAGTTGACCTACGCCTTTTAAAAAGACCTTCCATGCAAAGAATAGTCAGACTATCGATATTATTTTTATTACTCTCCGCCTGCCGGAAGACGGTGCAGCCGGACAGTACCAGTGATGACGCCCTGATTAGTTTTATTTGTACCTCGCCCCAATTGATCAACGACATGTCGACCGGCATCCCGTCCTATGTCGTGATCGATTCGTCGGCAACGACGAACATAAAGAGCGGACCGGGTTTTGCCAAGGGCTCCCAGTATACGTACCCTACCACGGCGTATAACCAGACGCAAAGCATCCCCTGGATTTATTACATGCACCTCCATCCCGGCGCACACACCTTTACCCTACTGGATACCGGTCTTCGCCCCCGGGTACACGACACCCTGAACCTACCCGCCAATGCGCCCACCAGCGTGTACTATACGGACAGCCTGGGTTATTTCCGGTCGCTGGTCCTGCGCGATTCGTTTAATACCCAGGACGGCCAGGTCAATGTCCGGTTTATCGACCTCAGCCCGGACGCCGGTCGGATATTTTTTTCTATCGATGAAAAACCGGCGTCGGTGCAGGGTTTTGATACGACCTACGCCTATGGGCACAACAGCGCCTTTATCAATTATCCCAACCCGGTCAGCGACTCCCTTCGCATCAACTTTTACCAGGCGGGTGATTCCGTCGACGTCATCGCCCGTCTTTTTCTGCAGGCCGATCCCGGCCATGCGTATACGTTTGCGCTGCAAGGGTATGTCAACACGTCCCCCGGATACACGGATCCCCTCACCGGCAACTATGAAACCCCGACCGGCGGCCTTTCCGTATTGGTCTATAAAAATTATTAGAGCAGATGAAACCATTTATTATAACCTTTGCGGCGTTTTGCCTGATCATAACGGCCTGTCACAAGGTAGATCAGCACTATGATCTCGTCAACAATCAACCCTGGGTGACGACCAGCGGCACCACCTTTTATGTGGGCGATACGATGACGATGCAAGGAAAGATGTTCCTGGACAAGGGGGGGTACATCCGTGTAGACACCGTCAGTCCTGTGTTTGTATCGAAGATAAAAGTGCCCGGCCCTACGGCTGACTCTCTCGACCAGGTCCGTTTCCTCATCACCAAGAATATGGGCATCGGTAAAAACATCCCTGTGACAGTGACGGCCAACGGGATCACCATCCAGGCCCCGGCCATCACCATCCACGCCTTCTCCGGATTGCTGGAGCGTACGGATACCACTCTTTGGGTCGACCAGGTGGCCTCCTGGCAGCCCACCAACCCGGCTGACTATCAAACGCAGTCGGCGCCATTGATCATGGGGGCAAGCGTGGATGCCGCAGGGGACGTCTACTTCGACAATCCCCTGGGCATATTTGCCATCAAGGGGGGGGCTGCACAGGCGGTCATACAGGGAGGTACGCAGCTATCGGATGCCTCCGGCAGCTTTACGATCCGCCACATACTGGGTAGCGCCATCTCTTATGACGGGCAGACGCTGGGCTTTTCCGCCGAAGTAAAAGACAATACCGACACGGCGGGCAACTATGTATTCCGGTTCTGTACGATGAATCTAAATACGCATACCGTAACCACCCTCAACCGGACCCTGGAGCCCATGGCCGCGCCCGCCCACCTCGCCGGACCAGGTCCCTTCGAGGGCGCGGCCGCGTCGGTGAACATGGTGGCATTGTTTGTAAGCGCCGACTACAACGGCAACTGGTATTTTACCAATGGGTACGCGGTACCGGACACCCTCTTTCCGATGAGTTCGTGGTATACCAACTTTGTCGTCACCCGCTTCTCCCTCGAAGGCAGTCAAAATGTCTTGGACAACGTCTGCCGGTTGGGGACAGATGGAAAGCTCAAATCCCTCTTTAGCTACAAACCCCCTTCCAATCTTTCATCAAACCCTCCACTCTTCAATGCCCCCGGCTATCCGGTTGCGGATATCACGGAGACGCTTATTTCCCCGGACGGGAGTACGGCCGTCGTTCACAACAAAGCCGCCAGTGACGCGACCTATTCTGTCAATGTAGCGGTGTATGACTTAAACCTGCAGGTAGCCCTAAGCTCGCCCCCTGCGGAGGCCCAATACCGGTTTATATCGTATGACACCAGTCTGGCGACAGGGGCGGGGTCGACACCGATCACCATTCCGGTTTACTTTAATTTCTATGGTAATGCCCCGCACACCACCTTCTACCTACCCAACGGCAACCTCCTTTGGGCCGGCAGCCCCTCCGTGATCGCTTACAATATCCTGAACGAAACCTGCTTTTGCTATGCCGGTACGGAGCAAGGGCTGCTGTCCGGTGTTCCCGCTGCACAGGACAATCTGACCGGAAGGGCCAAATTTGTCAACTTTGCGCAGGTGGGCGCCACCTATTTCTGCGGGATGGACAGCCGGGGCGCGCTTTATTACTTCACGGCACCGGGGAATTCCTACGGGAGCGCGGTGACGAGCGGGCCGCTGACTTTTTATAAGTTATACTCAAAGCCATAACCCTATTGTATGCACAAAAAAGTGTTGCTTTTTGCCTGGACCTTGTTGTGCTTGTTACAGGTGGAACCTGGGATCGGACAAAGCGCAAAGCCGGTGAATGATGAATGTACCGGGGCGATCAATATCCCTACCAACGGATCGACATCCGATTCGCTGTACACCCTTTTCAGGGCGACTTTATCCATGACCCCCTGTACCGGCACCGCCGCCCGGGATATCTGGTTCAAATTTACGGCGACCAGCACCCTGCATAAAATATGGACGCAAGCAACCGACAGCCTTCCCGTTGTTGTACAGGTTTTCCAGGGCAGTTGCGGCAGCCTCACCTCCCTGATCTGCGACAACCATGCTAACGGAGAGGCAGAGGTGGCACATCTGACGGTAGGGGATACTTATTATTACCGCGTATATCTTGCCGGGGGGAATATCGCACAGCCCGATATCAAAACCTTTGTGATGACCGAGACCCCTTCCCCCAATGACGAAGTCACGGAAGCCAAGTCGATCAAAACGGATACCCTCTATCACGCATCATTGTATGGCTCGACCCAATCCCTTCCTTCCTGCAACAACACCGGCAGCCTGGCGGATGATATCTGGTTTTCCTTTGTTCCTAAGACCAAAGAGGCACGTGTCGTGCTGACCCCTCCCGCTGCCGGCAATTATGTCTTCCAGGTTTTCAGTGGTACGCCCGGAAATCTGACTTCGCTGGCCTGCGTCGCAGATACCTCCTCCCTCATAACCGGTCTTACCCCGGGCAGCACCTACTATATCCGGGTATATGCCAGCGTAAGCTATGCTATACCCTACTATTATCCATTTGGGCTGGAGGTCAAATCTATTTTGCCACCCGTGAATGACGAATGTACCGGAGCAATCAGCATCTCTACCGGTGGAACGTCCTATGATTCGCTG
This sequence is a window from Dinghuibacter silviterrae. Protein-coding genes within it:
- a CDS encoding DUF4397 domain-containing protein; the protein is MQRIVRLSILFLLLSACRKTVQPDSTSDDALISFICTSPQLINDMSTGIPSYVVIDSSATTNIKSGPGFAKGSQYTYPTTAYNQTQSIPWIYYMHLHPGAHTFTLLDTGLRPRVHDTLNLPANAPTSVYYTDSLGYFRSLVLRDSFNTQDGQVNVRFIDLSPDAGRIFFSIDEKPASVQGFDTTYAYGHNSAFINYPNPVSDSLRINFYQAGDSVDVIARLFLQADPGHAYTFALQGYVNTSPGYTDPLTGNYETPTGGLSVLVYKNY
- a CDS encoding TonB-dependent receptor, producing MRGIVPFVAGLFLWTLSTFLPTFSQAQDMHVPLVTLSAKGRSLKDIFREIEQKTGWTINYQDNVLDVSRKVDIQVTDVSLTTVMRQLLAGSQADFVIKGDMIVIIAKKEGAPQKTILKGRVVDFETAQPLPGATVSILETGETVASNEDGYYVFNHLQEGKVTLVVSYSGYQKTILPNVRLTGGRTETEDVKMPAGKVLTEVVVKAGVRHLRAVTHTTEKDLIGEIRNATGSVSGISSELISKTADRNAAEVVKKIAGVTVVDDRFIIVRGMNERYNLTYLNGNVAPSTELYDKAFAYDLLPSSVIDRILVYKSPVADMVADYAGAAIKVYTKNAMPVRHLDIGVQVAHRPGSTLSEVNSYTGGKYDFLGFDDGSRKLPSWSPSYFQSNKQAAVDQQTMVKGFSPILDDGQKQSAPDMQVYLNYYNAWRLGGQRRLYDLTSITYGHETRFYDIHRQTGNTYAYGLAPVFGIAAADALGANNQLMQSWQTTEIGKINALENLTLKWNPRNSLELQNFFINEGRVITTVNDVHDNILPQIDSGYGAPEQHTINLSFQQRLLYFGNLTGEHFLRKDSAQTLQWNIGYTYSGQNVPDQRNSTFYTGQYPNQIQGEPSGLGFITAGTNTGVLADGNQGMISRTFIKLKENVYNASLDYTLRLHHDFSLKAGTYQLFKLREVGRRIFLVNRGGLQPGETLAPPGSEQAYNGWPEGYGSNNPNLIFFRQQYLNTIWNPANFPNDGSGLGIYDVTNVTDSYVASEQNNAGYLMGDWNPLGKPITLNAGIRVEYDRQRLAGGSDNGMGANIVPILTDHKKTEVLPSVNLTWRPDTRWVLRAGYGRTVNRPEFRELTPYIDHDYQNNEDITGNPGLVSATIDNYDARVEFYPRSAAQNEVLNAGVFYKNLQDPIERLRISRNGLTDPGSVTQITYDNAASARIYGVEAEVKKNLFKNVSLLVNGALIKSTTVQRVLDINGYVRDTAVSVQGRPLQGQSPYVFNAGLFYENPGWGTKIGLTYNVSGPRIYAKSVANPHSNQQVAGADSSNFLSIRPDLLELARHLVDLSVSQRIVKSLVLKLSIQNILAQPFRIAEDYNYNEKYVKEQPVGIKGGVTNGNLDPNKIYYYYKGDDLFSKYNPGRYYLLQLTYAF